A genomic segment from Rickettsia endosymbiont of Lasioglossum villosulum encodes:
- the virB11 gene encoding P-type DNA transfer ATPase VirB11, producing MSDAFAALETFLLPFKELFAEDSINEIMVNKPGEAWVEKKGDIYSKQLPELDAEHLLSLGRLVAQSTEQMISEEKPLLSATLPNGYRIQIVFPPACEIGQIIYSIRKPSGMNLTLDEYAKMGAFDETATESLVDQDEIILNGYLAEKKIKEFIKHAVISKKNIIISGGTSTGKTTFTNAALTEIPQLERLITVEDAREVVLSSHPNRVHLLASKGGQGRANVTTQDLIEACLRLRPDRIIVGELRGKEAFSFLRAINTGHPGSISTLHADSPAMAIEQLKLMVMQADLGMPPEEVKKYILTVVDIVVQLKRGSGGKRYVSEVYYKKNKNAEGMV from the coding sequence ATGAGTGATGCATTCGCTGCCTTAGAAACCTTTTTATTACCGTTTAAAGAATTATTTGCTGAAGATAGTATTAACGAGATTATGGTTAATAAACCTGGAGAAGCATGGGTTGAGAAGAAAGGAGATATATATTCTAAACAATTACCAGAGCTTGACGCGGAACATTTACTTTCGCTTGGACGTTTAGTTGCTCAATCTACTGAACAAATGATTTCAGAAGAAAAACCTTTACTTTCAGCCACACTTCCAAATGGTTATCGTATTCAAATAGTATTTCCACCTGCTTGTGAAATAGGGCAAATCATTTATTCTATAAGAAAGCCAAGCGGTATGAATCTAACTCTAGATGAATACGCTAAAATGGGAGCTTTTGATGAAACCGCAACAGAAAGTTTAGTAGATCAAGATGAAATAATTCTAAACGGATATTTAGCTGAAAAAAAGATAAAAGAATTCATTAAACACGCAGTTATTTCAAAGAAAAATATTATAATTAGCGGCGGTACTTCAACAGGTAAAACTACTTTCACTAATGCAGCACTTACTGAAATACCTCAATTGGAAAGATTAATTACAGTAGAAGATGCTCGTGAGGTTGTATTATCTAGTCACCCTAATAGAGTTCATTTGCTTGCTTCTAAAGGTGGACAAGGACGAGCAAACGTTACTACTCAAGATCTAATAGAAGCGTGTTTGCGTTTAAGACCTGATAGAATTATAGTTGGTGAGCTTCGAGGTAAAGAAGCTTTTAGTTTCTTGCGAGCTATTAATACTGGTCACCCAGGTTCTATATCTACACTTCACGCTGATAGTCCTGCTATGGCAATTGAACAACTAAAATTGATGGTTATGCAAGCTGATCTTGGTATGCCACCTGAAGAAGTAAAAAAATATATTTTAACAGTTGTAGATATTGTAGTACAATTAAAACGTGGCAGCGGCGGTAAAAGATATGTATCGGAAGTATATTATAAAAAGAATAAAAACGCCGAAGGAATGGTGTAG